Genomic segment of Rhodococcus sp. W8901:
TCGGCAATCCCCGCAAGTTCTCCCGGATCGCCCGGCGGGTGGCACGGAACAAGCCGATCGTCGCGGTCAAGAGCGGACGCCACGCGGTGCCCCCGGCGCTGGCGGCGACCGGTGTCGAGATGGACGATTCCATCGTGCGGTCGCTCTTCGAACAGGCCGGTGTCGTGCAGGTCGGGTCGATCTCCCAGCTGTTCGACTGCGCGATGCTCTTCGGATACCAGCCGCTGCCGGCCGGGCCGCGGGTCGCGGTGGTCGGCAACTCGACCGCCCTCGGGGTGCTCGCCTCCGATGCCGCGCGCCGCGAGGGGCTGCAGGTGGGGGAGCCGGTCGATCTCGGCGCGCAGGCGACTCCCGAGATGTTCGCCGGGGCCGTGTCGCGAGCACTCGCATCGTTCGACGTCGACGCCGTGATCGCGGTGTTCGCGCCGCCGGTCGCGGTGCCCGTCGAGCCGTACGCGCAGGCCCTGCGTGAGGCCGTGATCGGCGCCGACAAGCCGATTCTCACCACGTTCCTGGCGACCGAGGGCATCCCCGACGTCCTGGCGGTGCGCGGTCCGGACGGGCATCCGACGCGCGGCTCGGTGCCGTCGTTCCCCGGCCCGGAACGTGCCGCGTTGGCATTGGCGCGGGCCTGGCGGTACTCCGCGTGGCGTGGACGTCCGGTGTCGAAGGTGGTGCGCCCCAACGGGATCGACCCGGACCGCGCGAAGCGGCTGATCGACGGTTGGCTGGGGGAGTCGAACGGGCGGTGGCTGTCGGACTTCGAGGCGGCGCAACTGCTCGAGTGCTACGGGGTGCACGTGGTGGAGTTCCGCGCGGCGACCACCGAGGACGAGGCGGTCGAGGCGGCGGACGAACTCGGCTACCCGGTCGCGGTAAAGGCGACCGGTGAACAGTGGCGGCACCGCCCCGACCTCGGAGGCGTGCGGCTGGACCTGGTGGGACCGGACTCCGTGCGGTTGGCGTACCGCGATCTTGCGGCCGCGTCCGGTGAGCCCCTGTTGCACGTGCAGAAGATGGCGACCAAGGGCATCGGCTGTGTCGTCGGGGTCCAGGACGACCCGTCGTTCGGCTCGCTCATCTCGTTCGGGCTGGCCGGCGTGATCTCCGATCTACTGGGGGACCGCGCCTACCGAGTACTGCCACTGACCGAGGACGAGGCCACCGAGCTGATCGACGCGCCCAAGGCCGCACCCCTGCTGTCGGGCTACCGCAGCGCGGTCCCGGTCAACAAGAAGGCCCTCGTCGATCTCGTGCAGCGGGTGTCCGCCCTCGCCGACGACCTGCCGGAGGTTCGTTCGCTCGCGTGCGAACCGGTGCTCGCGTCGGCGCAGGGTGCCGAGGTGACCGATGCCCGGGTGCGGATCGGACCGGAGCCGAGCATGGCGGATCTGGGTCCGCGGCGACTGCGGGAGTGGTGAACCGGACCGGGAACCGCAGGAACCCGGCCGGGAAATGCGAAAACCCGGCCGGTCGTGGCCCCCGAGGGGGGAGGGGGCACGACCGGCCGGGAGGCGCGGGAGAGCGTTCGGGTCAGCTGGCGTACGAGCGCAGTCGATCGGCACGCTCACCCTGGCGGAGCTTGCCCATCACCTCGCGCTCGATCTGGCGCACCCGCTCGCGCGAGAGGCCGAACAGTTTGCCGATCTGGTCGAGCGTGCGGGGCTGGCCGTCGTCGAGGCCGTAACGCAGCCGGATCACCTGCTGCTCGCGTTCGTCGAGCGTCGCGAGGACGCTGCGGACGTCGCTGTGCAGCAGCCCGGCGATGACGGCGTTCTCCGCGGACGTCGCCTCGGAGTCCTCGATGAAGTCGCCCAGCGGCGCTTCCTCGTCGTTGCCGACCGGCATGTCCAGGCTCACCGGGTCGCGGCTGTGATCGAGCAGGTCCGCGATCTTGTGCTCGGGGATGCCCGACTCCTGCGACAGCTCCTCGTCGGTGGCCTCGCGGCCCAGCTGCTGGTGCAGTTCGCGCTTGATGCGGGCGAGCTTGTTGACCTGCTCGACGAGGTGGACGGGCAGGCGGATGGTGCGGCTCTGATCTGCCATGCCGCGAGTGATGGCCTGACGGATCCACCACGTCGCGTACGTCGAGAACTTGAAGCCCTTCGCGTAGTCGAACTTCTCCATCGCACGGATCAGACCGAGGTTGCCCTCCTGGATGAGGTCCAGTAACGGCATGCCGCGTCCGGTGTACCGCTTCGCCAGCGACACCACGAGACGCAGGTTCGCCTCGAGCAGGTGGCGCCGGGCGGCCTCGCCGTCACGGACGATCGTGGCGAGGTCCCGCTTCTTGACGGCCGTGAGGCGCTTCTTGGTCTCCAGCACGTGCTTGGCATAGAGCCCAGCTTCGATCCGCCGCGCCAGGTCGACTTCGTCTGCAGCGGTCAGCAGTGCTGTCCGGCCGATCCCGTTCAGGTAGACGCGAACGAGATCCGCGGCCGGGCTCTGGCTGTCCAGATCGGAATCGGCGGTGCGGGGTCGAGTGGTGCTGGGGCTTGTCATGACGTGCCTCCTCGTCGGGGTGTCTCATATGCCTCAACGCTCCGACGGCCTGGGAAAGTTCCCGAACGGATTCACCTCTGCGGCCCGTGACCTGCGCGTTCCGGGTGCCTCCCCTGAGAAGTTCCTGAGAAGGTACCCGCCCGGGAACGCGCGTCAGGCGGGCTCGATCAGCCCGTGACGCACAAGCGAATGGACCAGCGGTACTGCCGTGGCCGTCAGCGACTCCT
This window contains:
- a CDS encoding bifunctional acetate--CoA ligase family protein/GNAT family N-acetyltransferase; translated protein: MTDGTAKDAKEVDVERARNFPRHWLADVLASDGGVVHLRPIVPDDADKLVEFHSKLSERTRYLRYFGPYPTMSKRDIVNFTTVDHRNRVAFVAILGDEIIAVGRYERLLDVGDGRSAEVAFVVADAHQGRGLGPILLEHLAGAAAENGLNMFVAEVLAENRNMVSVFREAGYQVSRSFDGGVLRLEFAIDPTEALLSVRNSRERAAEARSVRNVLSPRSVAVIGASTDSSKVGNAVLVNLLRGNFSGPVYPVNAEHRSVRGVRAYPTVRDIPDDVDLAVVAVPAESIDAVLDDCLAKGVKALVVVSAGFSETGPDGRHSERRLVHAARAHGMRLIGPNALGVANNDVAVSLNATLAPVLPNPGKVGFFCQSGALGIAILDQAAKRQLGLSTFVSAGNRADVSGNDLLQYWDTDPDTEVVLLYLESFGNPRKFSRIARRVARNKPIVAVKSGRHAVPPALAATGVEMDDSIVRSLFEQAGVVQVGSISQLFDCAMLFGYQPLPAGPRVAVVGNSTALGVLASDAARREGLQVGEPVDLGAQATPEMFAGAVSRALASFDVDAVIAVFAPPVAVPVEPYAQALREAVIGADKPILTTFLATEGIPDVLAVRGPDGHPTRGSVPSFPGPERAALALARAWRYSAWRGRPVSKVVRPNGIDPDRAKRLIDGWLGESNGRWLSDFEAAQLLECYGVHVVEFRAATTEDEAVEAADELGYPVAVKATGEQWRHRPDLGGVRLDLVGPDSVRLAYRDLAAASGEPLLHVQKMATKGIGCVVGVQDDPSFGSLISFGLAGVISDLLGDRAYRVLPLTEDEATELIDAPKAAPLLSGYRSAVPVNKKALVDLVQRVSALADDLPEVRSLACEPVLASAQGAEVTDARVRIGPEPSMADLGPRRLREW
- a CDS encoding sigma-70 family RNA polymerase sigma factor, whose translation is MTSPSTTRPRTADSDLDSQSPAADLVRVYLNGIGRTALLTAADEVDLARRIEAGLYAKHVLETKKRLTAVKKRDLATIVRDGEAARRHLLEANLRLVVSLAKRYTGRGMPLLDLIQEGNLGLIRAMEKFDYAKGFKFSTYATWWIRQAITRGMADQSRTIRLPVHLVEQVNKLARIKRELHQQLGREATDEELSQESGIPEHKIADLLDHSRDPVSLDMPVGNDEEAPLGDFIEDSEATSAENAVIAGLLHSDVRSVLATLDEREQQVIRLRYGLDDGQPRTLDQIGKLFGLSRERVRQIEREVMGKLRQGERADRLRSYAS